A single genomic interval of Halostella salina harbors:
- the mre11 gene encoding DNA double-strand break repair protein Mre11, with translation MTRVIHTGDTHIGYQQYHSPERRRDFLRAFEQVLADAREDDVHAVVHAGDLFHDRRPDLRDLQGVVAALRSLRDAGIPFLAVVGNHEGKRDGQWLDLFEDLGLATRLDDAPHVVGDTAFYGLDYVPESRRDDLDYDFEPHDADHAALVAHGLFEPFGYADWDTERVLTEASVDFDAMLLGDNHHPDRAEVAGAWVTYCGSTERASASEREDRGYNIVRFGDDASADGDVSITRRGLDATRDFAFVDVDLADGEGVERVREQVRQHDLEDAVALVTIDGDGEPITPAAVEEFAADQGALVARVNDRRDRETEETETSVSFADPDDAVRERVRELGISEAAHDIDETVRASKVADSNVREEASRRVRELIDDDPEAFDRTVEAADDEAESDDTDPAADGTESGEDPGDDATGTAEDADEAVADGEGDPTVGDATDGDPAASADDDGQASMEEYL, from the coding sequence ATGACACGGGTGATCCACACGGGCGACACCCACATCGGGTACCAGCAGTACCACTCGCCCGAGCGCCGCCGGGACTTCCTCCGCGCGTTCGAGCAGGTGCTCGCCGACGCCCGCGAGGACGACGTCCACGCAGTCGTCCACGCGGGGGACCTCTTCCACGACCGCCGCCCCGACCTCCGGGACCTCCAGGGGGTCGTCGCCGCGCTGCGCTCGCTCCGGGACGCCGGAATCCCCTTCCTCGCCGTCGTCGGCAACCACGAGGGCAAGCGCGACGGCCAGTGGCTCGACCTGTTCGAGGACCTCGGGCTGGCGACGCGACTCGACGACGCGCCCCACGTCGTCGGCGACACGGCGTTCTACGGGCTGGACTACGTGCCCGAGTCCCGACGCGACGACCTCGACTACGACTTCGAACCGCACGACGCCGACCACGCCGCGCTGGTCGCCCACGGCCTGTTCGAGCCGTTCGGCTACGCCGACTGGGACACCGAGCGCGTGCTGACCGAGGCGTCCGTCGACTTCGATGCGATGTTGCTCGGCGACAACCACCACCCCGACCGCGCGGAGGTTGCCGGGGCGTGGGTCACCTACTGCGGGTCGACCGAGCGCGCCAGCGCCAGCGAGCGCGAGGACCGCGGCTACAACATCGTCCGCTTCGGCGACGACGCGTCCGCCGACGGCGACGTGTCGATCACCCGGCGCGGGCTCGACGCGACGCGGGACTTCGCCTTCGTCGACGTCGACCTCGCCGACGGCGAGGGCGTCGAGCGCGTCCGCGAGCAGGTGCGCCAGCACGACCTGGAGGACGCCGTCGCACTCGTCACGATAGACGGGGACGGCGAGCCGATCACCCCGGCCGCAGTCGAGGAGTTCGCCGCCGACCAGGGCGCGCTCGTCGCCCGGGTCAACGACCGCCGGGACCGCGAGACCGAGGAGACCGAGACGTCCGTCTCCTTCGCCGACCCCGACGACGCGGTGCGCGAGCGCGTCCGCGAACTCGGCATCAGCGAGGCCGCCCACGACATCGACGAGACGGTGCGGGCGAGCAAGGTCGCGGACTCGAACGTCCGCGAGGAGGCGTCGCGCCGCGTCCGGGAACTGATCGACGACGACCCCGAGGCGTTCGACCGGACGGTGGAGGCTGCGGACGACGAGGCCGAGTCCGACGATACGGACCCAGCGGCGGACGGAACGGAATCGGGCGAGGACCCCGGCGACGACGCCACAGGAACTGCCGAGGACGCCGACGAAGCGGTCGCCGACGGCGAGGGCGACCCGACGGTGGGCGACGCTACCGACGGCGACCCGGCGGCGAGTGCCGACGACGACGGGCAGGCGTCCATGGAGGAGTACCTGTGA
- a CDS encoding DUF7331 family protein, translating to MSDHASAHGEHSRDRPEPDGIDSVEAYETEEGVVFYDAENPLAWLETSKTLSLREQV from the coding sequence ATGTCCGACCACGCGAGCGCTCATGGCGAGCACAGTCGGGACCGCCCCGAACCGGACGGTATCGACTCGGTCGAGGCCTACGAGACCGAGGAGGGCGTCGTATTCTACGACGCGGAGAACCCGCTCGCGTGGCTCGAGACATCGAAGACGCTCTCGCTCCGCGAGCAGGTCTGA
- the dcd gene encoding dCTP deaminase: MILSDADILRRLDEGDLVVEPIDDLDLQIQPASVDLRLGREFLEFQRTNIPCIHPDAEAEVDEYVDETVVDEGDEFVLHPGDFVLGTTKERVEIPPDLLAHVQGRSSLGRLAVVVHATAGVVDPGYRGQITLELSNLGTAPVALTPDMRISQLIFTEMKSPAERPYGSDRGSKYQDQDGPQASRIGGDSEFGGEQ; encoded by the coding sequence ATGATCCTCTCGGACGCGGACATCCTGCGGCGGCTCGACGAGGGCGACCTCGTCGTCGAGCCAATAGACGACCTCGACCTGCAGATACAGCCGGCGAGCGTCGACCTCCGACTCGGCCGCGAGTTCCTGGAGTTCCAGCGCACGAACATCCCCTGCATCCACCCCGACGCCGAGGCCGAGGTCGACGAGTACGTCGACGAGACGGTCGTCGACGAGGGCGACGAGTTCGTCCTCCACCCCGGCGATTTCGTGCTCGGGACGACGAAGGAGCGCGTGGAGATCCCGCCGGACCTGCTCGCGCACGTCCAGGGGCGCTCGTCGCTCGGCCGGCTCGCCGTCGTCGTCCACGCGACCGCGGGCGTCGTCGACCCGGGGTACCGCGGCCAGATCACGCTCGAACTGTCGAACCTCGGCACCGCGCCCGTCGCGCTGACGCCGGACATGCGGATCTCGCAGCTCATCTTTACCGAGATGAAGTCGCCCGCGGAGCGCCCGTACGGGAGCGACCGCGGCTCGAAGTACCAGGACCAGGACGGCCCGCAGGCCTCCCGCATCGGCGGCGACAGCGAGTTCGGAGGGGAGCAATGA
- a CDS encoding DUF7346 family protein, producing the protein MRTVRDESGDRYLLVKQSTESSRVRDPATGEERYVDNDAITPVDGASPLETAAAGVPPAVRRVLAATHDDRSLGLLAEVVDRGPVAVRDLLSAYDLCESDLHGLLAEFRAAGLIEESGVGGERGYAATETATDALSHLRRD; encoded by the coding sequence ATGCGAACCGTCCGCGACGAGTCCGGCGACCGCTATCTGCTGGTCAAGCAGTCGACGGAGAGCAGTCGCGTCCGCGACCCCGCCACCGGCGAGGAGCGGTACGTCGACAACGACGCCATCACGCCCGTCGACGGCGCGTCGCCGCTCGAAACGGCCGCCGCCGGAGTGCCGCCCGCCGTCCGGCGCGTGCTCGCGGCGACCCACGACGACCGGTCGCTCGGGCTGCTCGCGGAAGTCGTGGACCGGGGTCCCGTTGCCGTCCGCGACCTCCTGTCCGCCTACGACCTCTGTGAAAGCGACCTCCACGGCCTGCTCGCGGAGTTCCGCGCCGCCGGATTGATCGAAGAATCGGGCGTCGGCGGCGAACGCGGGTACGCCGCCACCGAAACAGCGACCGACGCCCTATCCCACCTCCGTCGCGATTAG
- the pth2 gene encoding peptidyl-tRNA hydrolase Pth2 encodes MKQAIVARTDIGMGQGKLAAQVAHASLSAYEDADRRTRTEWKGGGQKKVVLKADGESQIFELADVAEREGLPHAVVRDAGHTQLDPGTVTTLAVGPGDERVVDKVTGDLSLF; translated from the coding sequence ATGAAGCAGGCCATCGTCGCACGCACGGACATCGGCATGGGCCAGGGGAAACTCGCCGCGCAGGTCGCCCACGCGTCGCTGTCGGCCTACGAGGACGCCGACAGGCGGACGCGCACGGAGTGGAAAGGCGGCGGCCAAAAGAAGGTCGTGCTGAAAGCCGACGGCGAGTCGCAGATATTCGAGCTCGCCGACGTGGCGGAGCGCGAGGGGCTACCCCACGCCGTCGTCCGCGACGCCGGGCACACGCAGCTGGACCCGGGCACCGTCACGACGCTGGCCGTCGGTCCCGGCGACGAGCGCGTCGTCGACAAGGTGACCGGCGACCTCTCGCTGTTCTGA
- the truD gene encoding tRNA pseudouridine(13) synthase TruD, with translation MRPAHPREREVGMEYYVSDADGTGGRLRAADGDFRVRELERFDADPVDADTGAYNHLVLRVTLSGWDTNDFAKRLSDALGISRERVAWAGTKDKYAVTTQLFSVRGVAPEGLPEVRDADVSVVGRAGRAIEFGDLAGNEFEITVTEPDAPDNADAVADDLREFGGGTAAVPNFFGQQRFGSKRPVTHEVGLRIVREDWAGAVMAYLGNPRESEPDGTQDAREFVEETRDWPEALERFPRRLGYERSMLHALVENGGTEPADFRAALEELPSNLQRLFVHAAQSYAFNRILSERLERGLPFDRPVAGDVVCFADTDAPEGVTLPDTDRLQRVTEDRVDTVTRHCERGRAFVTAPLVGTDTEPGDGEPGEIERGVLDDLDLSPGDFELPGEFGSTGTRRAVLVHTDLSVDRDPLRFDFTLPKGSYATAVLREFLKCDPLDLG, from the coding sequence ATGCGCCCGGCACACCCCCGCGAGCGCGAGGTCGGGATGGAGTACTACGTCAGCGACGCCGACGGCACCGGTGGCCGACTCCGGGCGGCCGACGGCGACTTTCGGGTGCGCGAACTGGAGCGGTTCGACGCGGATCCGGTCGACGCCGACACCGGTGCGTACAACCATCTGGTGCTCCGCGTCACACTCTCGGGGTGGGACACGAACGACTTCGCGAAGCGCCTCTCGGACGCGCTGGGGATCAGCCGCGAGCGCGTCGCCTGGGCCGGGACGAAGGACAAGTACGCCGTGACGACCCAGCTGTTCAGCGTCCGGGGCGTCGCCCCTGAGGGCCTCCCGGAGGTCCGTGACGCTGACGTGTCGGTCGTCGGTCGCGCCGGCCGCGCCATCGAGTTCGGCGACCTGGCGGGCAACGAGTTCGAGATAACCGTCACGGAGCCGGACGCCCCGGACAACGCGGACGCGGTCGCCGACGACCTCCGCGAGTTCGGCGGCGGGACGGCCGCGGTGCCGAACTTCTTCGGCCAGCAGCGGTTCGGGAGCAAGCGCCCGGTCACCCACGAGGTCGGCCTGCGGATCGTCCGCGAGGACTGGGCGGGCGCGGTGATGGCCTATCTCGGGAACCCACGCGAGAGCGAACCCGACGGAACGCAGGACGCCCGGGAGTTCGTCGAGGAGACCCGCGACTGGCCCGAGGCTCTGGAGCGGTTCCCGCGCCGCCTCGGCTACGAGCGCTCGATGCTCCACGCGCTGGTCGAGAACGGGGGGACGGAGCCGGCGGACTTCCGGGCGGCGCTGGAGGAGCTTCCGTCGAACCTCCAGCGCCTGTTCGTCCACGCCGCGCAGTCGTACGCGTTCAACCGGATCCTGAGCGAGCGGCTGGAGCGGGGCCTCCCGTTCGACCGCCCGGTCGCCGGCGACGTGGTCTGTTTCGCCGATACGGACGCACCCGAAGGGGTCACGCTGCCCGACACCGACCGCCTCCAGCGCGTCACCGAGGACCGGGTCGACACCGTGACCCGCCACTGCGAACGCGGCCGTGCCTTCGTCACCGCGCCGCTGGTCGGCACCGACACCGAACCCGGCGACGGCGAGCCGGGCGAGATCGAGCGGGGCGTCCTCGACGACCTCGACCTCTCGCCCGGCGATTTCGAGCTGCCCGGGGAGTTCGGGTCGACCGGGACGCGCCGAGCGGTGCTGGTCCACACGGACCTGTCCGTCGACCGCGACCCGCTCCGCTTCGACTTTACCCTTCCGAAGGGGTCCTACGCGACGGCGGTCCTGCGGGAGTTCCTGAAGTGCGACCCGCTGGACCTTGGGTGA
- a CDS encoding DNA polymerase domain-containing protein, which produces MTDSGQAGLGDFGDGGDERPAEEAAAVAGNGGGSAEVVNPLEEAVPEADGTVDLTVMQVDYTIAGSGEDERPIIHVFGRTADADLEHVRVLGFRPYFYAPTANLDDEKLDDDRITGTENGHESIRGEALTKVFGRTPRDVGNIRDQFEHYEADILFPNRFLIDKDIGSGIRVPERRADDGSLLVPHDEVEPVDGDATPRVNVFDIEVDDRSGFPEDGEEPIVCLTSYDSYDEQYIAWLYDAPVGGVDAPAALSGYEPISEGADIEVRTFAEEEAMLDAFVEYIERTDPDVLTGWNFEDFDAPYFLDRLEVLQSYDHDYDLSIERLSRVDEVWRSDWGGPDVKGRVVFDLLYAYKRTQFTELESYRLDAVGETELGVGKERYPGDIGDLWEDDPERLLEYNVRDVELCVELDRKQNIVDFWDEVRSFVGCKLEDATTPGDAVDLYVLHKVHGDFALPSKGQQESEDYEGGAVFDPITGVRENVTVLDLKSLYPMCMVTTNASPETKVDPETYDGDTYVAPNGTHFRKEPDGIIREMVDELLGEREQKKARRNEHDPDSQAYERFDRQQAAVKVIMNCFTPDTDVLTPAGVRNIRDLDVGDEVYSLDPETEEMEVKPVVETQEYPEYRGDLVDIETSKIDFSVTPNHRMLVRKNETNGITEDEYRFVEAGELDDATNYELPHDWDGPDGEPLETVDLTEFVDDYQVWVRPSVHGHTFASEIGYYPDKVLKNDIGEEGYVFGPDEFEEHREYIEEVAEQTFIHAEPGRKWIPRTFDGDDFLDLLAWFVTEGNVYTSETKQFDGKTRGSATTVKIAQQAIADGGESTHATIGRLLDRMGFDYYVDDRSYQFTSKLLGDLFRDLCGPDSFEKRIPEFVFDLNKQQKRRFLDTLVDGDGDRQTNSWRYTTASERLRDDVLRLCAHLGITANYGRNSGTWRIYAAEDAKNTLRMHRSGSRRTAEDGVYCVTVEDNHTLLAGRNGTFQFVGQSLYGVLGWDRFRLYDKEMGAAVTATGREVIEYTDEVVENEGYEVVYGDTDSVMLEIGNVSPEDVDGDVEVTDEMREKHSEMSDEELETIAATIQKGFELETTINESYDEFALEELNAEFHRFEIEFEKLYRRFFQAGKKKRYAGHIVWKEGKEVDDVDITGFEYQRSDIAPITKRVQKEVIDRIVHGEDREAIKEYVHDVIDDFQNGNVDLDDVGIPGGIGKRLDNYDTDTAQVRGAKYANAFLGTNFARGSKPKRLYLKKVHPSFFRRMEDEEGFDPQTDPLYGEFKRDPDVVCFEFADQVPEEFEVDWDKMLDKTLKGPIARILEALDISWDEVKSGQEQTGLSSFM; this is translated from the coding sequence ATGACTGATTCGGGCCAGGCAGGGCTCGGCGACTTCGGGGACGGCGGCGACGAGCGCCCGGCCGAGGAGGCCGCCGCCGTCGCCGGAAACGGCGGGGGGTCCGCCGAGGTCGTCAACCCCCTGGAGGAGGCGGTACCGGAAGCCGACGGGACGGTCGACCTCACCGTGATGCAGGTCGACTACACCATCGCCGGCAGCGGCGAGGACGAGCGGCCGATCATCCACGTGTTCGGCCGTACGGCCGACGCGGATCTGGAGCACGTACGCGTGCTCGGCTTCCGGCCGTACTTCTACGCGCCCACCGCGAACCTGGACGACGAGAAACTGGACGACGACCGGATCACGGGGACCGAGAACGGCCACGAGAGCATCCGCGGCGAGGCGCTGACGAAGGTGTTCGGCCGGACCCCGCGTGACGTGGGGAACATCCGCGATCAGTTCGAGCACTACGAGGCGGACATCCTCTTCCCGAACCGGTTTCTCATCGACAAGGACATCGGCAGCGGGATCCGCGTGCCCGAGCGCCGGGCCGACGACGGGAGCCTGCTCGTCCCCCACGACGAGGTCGAACCCGTCGATGGCGACGCGACGCCCCGGGTGAACGTGTTCGACATCGAGGTCGACGACCGCTCCGGCTTCCCGGAGGACGGCGAGGAACCGATCGTCTGCCTGACGAGCTACGACTCCTACGACGAGCAGTACATCGCGTGGCTGTACGACGCCCCGGTCGGCGGCGTCGACGCCCCGGCGGCGCTGTCGGGCTACGAGCCGATCAGCGAGGGGGCCGACATCGAGGTGCGGACGTTCGCCGAGGAGGAGGCCATGCTCGACGCGTTCGTGGAGTACATCGAGCGGACGGACCCCGACGTGCTGACGGGGTGGAACTTCGAGGACTTCGACGCGCCGTACTTCCTCGACCGGCTCGAGGTCCTCCAGAGCTACGACCACGACTACGACCTCTCGATCGAGCGCCTCTCGCGGGTCGACGAGGTGTGGCGCAGCGACTGGGGCGGCCCGGACGTGAAGGGTCGCGTCGTGTTCGACCTCCTGTACGCGTACAAGCGGACGCAGTTCACCGAACTGGAGTCGTACCGCCTCGACGCAGTCGGCGAGACGGAACTCGGCGTCGGCAAGGAGCGCTACCCCGGCGACATCGGCGACCTCTGGGAGGACGACCCCGAGCGCCTGCTGGAGTACAACGTCAGGGACGTGGAACTCTGCGTCGAACTCGACCGCAAGCAGAACATCGTCGACTTCTGGGACGAGGTGCGCTCCTTCGTCGGCTGCAAGCTGGAGGACGCGACGACGCCCGGCGACGCCGTCGACCTGTACGTCCTGCACAAGGTCCACGGCGACTTCGCGCTCCCCTCGAAGGGCCAGCAGGAGAGCGAGGACTACGAGGGCGGCGCTGTGTTCGACCCCATCACGGGCGTCCGGGAGAACGTCACGGTGCTGGACCTGAAGTCGCTGTACCCGATGTGCATGGTGACGACCAACGCCAGCCCCGAGACGAAGGTCGACCCCGAGACGTACGACGGCGACACGTACGTCGCGCCCAACGGGACCCACTTCCGGAAGGAGCCGGACGGCATCATCCGGGAGATGGTCGACGAACTGCTCGGCGAGCGCGAGCAGAAGAAGGCCCGCCGGAACGAACACGACCCCGACAGCCAGGCGTACGAGCGGTTCGACCGGCAGCAGGCGGCCGTAAAGGTCATCATGAACTGCTTCACGCCGGACACCGACGTGCTGACGCCCGCGGGCGTCCGGAACATCCGGGACCTCGACGTTGGTGATGAGGTGTACTCGCTGGACCCGGAGACGGAGGAGATGGAGGTCAAGCCGGTCGTTGAGACACAGGAATACCCGGAGTACCGGGGCGATCTCGTCGACATCGAGACGAGCAAGATCGATTTCTCGGTGACGCCGAACCACCGGATGCTCGTCAGGAAAAACGAGACGAACGGCATCACGGAGGACGAGTACCGGTTCGTCGAGGCGGGCGAGCTCGACGACGCGACGAACTACGAACTGCCCCACGACTGGGACGGACCCGACGGCGAACCGCTGGAGACAGTCGACCTGACGGAGTTCGTCGACGACTACCAGGTGTGGGTCCGCCCGTCGGTCCACGGTCACACGTTCGCGTCGGAGATCGGTTACTACCCGGACAAGGTGCTGAAAAACGACATCGGCGAGGAGGGGTACGTCTTCGGCCCCGACGAATTCGAGGAACACCGCGAGTACATCGAGGAAGTTGCGGAGCAAACGTTCATCCACGCCGAACCCGGCCGAAAGTGGATCCCGCGAACGTTCGACGGGGACGACTTCCTCGACTTGCTCGCCTGGTTCGTTACCGAGGGGAACGTCTACACCTCCGAGACCAAACAGTTCGACGGGAAAACACGGGGGTCGGCGACGACCGTCAAGATCGCCCAGCAGGCCATCGCGGACGGCGGGGAGTCGACCCACGCGACGATCGGGCGACTGCTCGACAGGATGGGCTTCGACTACTACGTCGACGACCGGAGCTATCAGTTCACGTCGAAGCTGCTGGGAGACCTGTTCCGGGACCTCTGTGGACCCGACAGCTTCGAGAAGCGGATCCCGGAGTTCGTCTTCGACTTGAACAAGCAGCAGAAGCGGCGATTCCTCGACACGCTCGTCGACGGCGACGGCGACCGTCAGACGAACTCCTGGCGGTACACGACCGCCAGCGAGCGGTTACGGGACGACGTACTGCGACTCTGTGCACATCTCGGCATAACCGCGAACTACGGGCGTAACAGCGGAACATGGCGGATTTACGCGGCTGAAGACGCCAAAAACACGCTCCGGATGCACAGAAGCGGGTCCCGGAGAACCGCCGAGGACGGCGTCTACTGTGTCACCGTCGAGGACAATCACACGCTTCTCGCGGGGCGAAACGGGACGTTCCAGTTCGTCGGGCAGTCGCTCTACGGCGTGCTGGGCTGGGACCGATTCCGTCTCTACGATAAGGAGATGGGTGCAGCCGTGACTGCGACCGGCCGGGAAGTGATCGAGTACACCGACGAAGTCGTCGAAAACGAGGGGTACGAGGTCGTATACGGTGACACCGATAGTGTCATGTTGGAGATCGGGAACGTCTCCCCGGAAGACGTCGACGGGGACGTCGAGGTCACCGACGAGATGCGCGAGAAGCACTCGGAGATGAGCGACGAGGAGCTAGAGACGATCGCCGCAACGATCCAGAAGGGGTTCGAGCTGGAAACGACGATAAACGAGTCGTACGACGAGTTCGCGCTCGAAGAGCTCAACGCGGAGTTCCATCGGTTCGAAATCGAGTTCGAGAAGCTGTACCGGCGGTTCTTCCAGGCGGGCAAGAAGAAGCGCTACGCGGGCCACATCGTCTGGAAGGAGGGCAAGGAGGTCGACGACGTGGACATCACCGGCTTCGAGTACCAGCGCTCGGACATCGCGCCGATCACGAAGCGCGTCCAGAAGGAGGTCATCGACCGGATCGTCCACGGCGAGGACAGGGAGGCGATCAAGGAGTACGTCCACGACGTGATCGACGACTTCCAGAACGGCAACGTCGATCTGGACGACGTGGGGATCCCCGGCGGCATCGGGAAGCGACTGGACAACTACGACACCGACACGGCCCAGGTGCGCGGCGCGAAATACGCCAACGCCTTCCTCGGGACGAACTTCGCGCGGGGGAGCAAGCCAAAGCGGCTCTACCTGAAGAAGGTTCATCCCTCCTTCTTCCGCCGGATGGAGGACGAAGAGGGGTTCGACCCGCAGACGGACCCGCTGTACGGCGAGTTCAAACGCGACCCCGACGTCGTCTGCTTCGAGTTCGCCGACCAGGTCCCTGAGGAGTTCGAGGTTGACTGGGACAAGATGCTCGACAAGACGCTCAAAGGACCGATCGCGCGCATCCTCGAAGCGCTGGACATCTCGTGGGACGAGGTCAAGTCCGGGCAGGAGCAGACCGGGCTGAGCAGTTTCATGTAA
- the rad50 gene encoding DNA double-strand break repair ATPase Rad50 produces the protein MKFERVSLRNFKCYGDAEIRLDPGVTVIHGVNGSGKSSLLEACFFALYGSKALDDRNLEDVITNGEEECEVELDFTHDGGQFSIERRVRVSGDRAKTANCVLETPDGTVEGATDVRERVASLLRMDHEAFVNCAYVRQGEVNKLIHASPSDRQDMIDDLLQLGKLEEYRERASEARLGVDDVLGELRGELSGLEERIESKEAKDLPGRLNELETERNEVTAEIERFEEQQERAEESLSEAEDLLAEHEAKREELDDVAADIADLRETISETEREREALNDRIADQRERRETAEAERDEHLTGTDLDDADPETIEARLDELDDEDDELHERIGEIQVEIQSNENEAENLRERADELESEAAEKREQAEELADEIEEIEATVAERREKADELAAEIETKRTAFDDASVAFGDAEDHLAELEAERDDLRDQRQDVATTLEAKRDQLAEAERLLDEGKCPECGQPVEDSPHVESIDDLREAVETLEDERDELEAEIEDLRSDIERAEELADAETAVEQLERDRENLQTLLSDKADRAAEKRDRRDELRERADELETEAAEKRETADEKEATADEKRTEIAEINRQRGDLRDREDRLESLLDAVETVADATETIEDLREKRESKAELNDERRERLAEKRDRKAELEDTVDEERIEEAKAEKERAENYLEDVESELAELRERRDDLIDRIGGVKNELDELDDLRETRGELEARRERLAGLYDEAERLQEMYGDLRAELRQRNVETLERMLNETFELVYQNDSYARIELDGGYELTVYQKDGEALEPEQLSGGERALFNLSLRCAIYRLLSEGIEGTAPMPPLILDEPTVFLDSGHVSRLVDLVESMRDLGVEQIIVVSHDDELVGAADDVVRVEKDATSNRSSVARERRALPTD, from the coding sequence GTGAAGTTCGAGCGCGTCAGCCTCCGGAACTTCAAGTGTTACGGGGACGCCGAGATCCGACTCGACCCCGGCGTGACGGTGATCCACGGCGTCAACGGCAGCGGGAAGTCGTCGCTGCTGGAGGCCTGCTTCTTCGCGCTGTACGGCTCGAAGGCGCTCGACGACCGAAACCTGGAGGACGTGATCACGAACGGCGAGGAGGAGTGCGAGGTCGAACTCGACTTCACCCACGACGGCGGGCAGTTCTCGATCGAGCGCCGGGTCAGGGTCTCCGGCGACCGCGCCAAGACGGCGAACTGCGTGCTCGAAACGCCGGACGGCACCGTCGAGGGCGCGACCGACGTGCGGGAACGGGTCGCCTCGCTGCTCCGGATGGACCACGAGGCCTTCGTCAACTGCGCGTACGTCCGGCAGGGCGAGGTGAACAAGCTCATCCACGCGTCGCCGAGCGACCGGCAGGACATGATCGACGACCTGCTCCAGCTCGGCAAGCTAGAGGAGTATCGCGAGCGAGCCAGCGAGGCGCGGCTGGGCGTCGACGACGTGCTGGGCGAACTCCGCGGCGAACTCTCCGGGCTGGAGGAGCGCATCGAATCAAAGGAGGCGAAGGACCTGCCGGGCAGACTCAACGAACTCGAGACCGAGCGCAACGAGGTCACCGCCGAGATAGAGCGCTTCGAGGAACAGCAGGAGCGCGCCGAGGAGTCGCTTTCCGAGGCGGAGGACCTGCTCGCCGAGCACGAGGCAAAGCGCGAGGAACTCGACGACGTGGCGGCCGACATCGCGGACCTGCGCGAGACGATTTCCGAGACCGAGCGCGAGCGCGAGGCGCTCAACGATCGCATCGCCGACCAGCGCGAGCGCCGCGAGACGGCCGAAGCCGAACGGGACGAGCACCTCACCGGGACCGACCTCGACGACGCCGACCCGGAGACTATCGAGGCACGACTGGACGAACTCGACGACGAGGACGACGAACTCCACGAGCGGATCGGCGAGATACAGGTCGAGATCCAGAGCAACGAGAACGAGGCCGAAAACCTCCGCGAGCGGGCCGACGAACTGGAAAGCGAGGCCGCCGAGAAGCGCGAGCAGGCCGAGGAACTGGCCGACGAGATAGAGGAGATCGAGGCGACGGTCGCCGAACGGCGCGAGAAGGCCGACGAGCTAGCGGCGGAGATCGAGACGAAGCGTACCGCCTTCGACGACGCGTCGGTCGCGTTCGGCGACGCCGAGGACCACCTCGCCGAACTCGAGGCCGAGCGCGACGACCTGCGCGACCAGCGGCAGGACGTGGCGACGACGCTGGAGGCCAAACGCGACCAGCTCGCCGAGGCCGAACGCCTGCTCGACGAGGGGAAATGCCCGGAGTGCGGCCAGCCGGTCGAAGACTCACCCCACGTCGAGTCGATCGACGACCTGCGCGAGGCGGTCGAGACTCTGGAGGACGAACGCGACGAGCTGGAGGCGGAGATCGAGGACCTCAGGTCGGACATCGAACGCGCCGAGGAACTGGCCGACGCCGAGACGGCCGTCGAACAGCTCGAACGCGACCGCGAGAACCTACAGACGCTCCTCTCGGACAAGGCGGACCGAGCCGCGGAGAAGCGCGACCGCCGCGACGAACTCCGCGAGCGGGCCGACGAGCTCGAAACCGAGGCCGCCGAGAAGCGCGAGACGGCGGACGAGAAGGAGGCGACGGCAGACGAGAAACGGACCGAGATCGCCGAGATCAACCGGCAACGCGGCGACCTACGCGACCGGGAGGATCGACTGGAGTCGCTGCTGGACGCCGTCGAGACGGTCGCCGACGCGACGGAGACCATCGAAGATCTCCGGGAGAAACGCGAGAGCAAGGCGGAACTCAACGACGAGCGTCGGGAACGACTCGCGGAGAAGCGCGACCGAAAGGCGGAGCTGGAGGACACCGTCGACGAGGAACGCATCGAGGAGGCCAAGGCTGAGAAGGAACGTGCGGAGAACTACCTCGAAGACGTGGAGTCGGAGCTCGCGGAGCTGCGCGAGCGCCGCGACGACCTGATCGACCGGATCGGCGGCGTGAAAAACGAGCTCGACGAACTCGACGACCTGCGGGAGACGCGTGGGGAACTGGAAGCGCGGCGGGAACGGCTCGCCGGGCTCTACGACGAGGCCGAGCGACTCCAGGAGATGTACGGCGACCTCCGCGCCGAACTCCGCCAGCGCAACGTCGAGACCTTGGAACGCATGCTGAACGAGACGTTCGAACTCGTCTACCAGAACGACTCCTACGCCCGGATCGAACTGGACGGCGGGTACGAACTGACGGTGTACCAGAAGGACGGCGAGGCGCTCGAACCCGAACAGCTCTCGGGCGGCGAGCGCGCGCTGTTCAACCTGAGCCTGCGCTGTGCGATCTACCGCCTGCTCTCGGAGGGGATCGAGGGGACCGCACCGATGCCGCCGCTCATCCTCGACGAGCCGACGGTGTTCCTCGACTCGGGCCACGTCTCGCGGCTCGTCGACCTCGTCGAGTCGATGCGTGACCTGGGCGTCGAGCAGATCATCGTGGTCAGCCACGACGACGAACTGGTCGGGGCGGCCGACGACGTGGTGCGCGTCGAGAAGGACGCGACGAGCAACCGGTCGTCCGTGGCGCGGGAACGGCGGGCGCTCCCGACGGACTAA